The Euphorbia lathyris chromosome 3, ddEupLath1.1, whole genome shotgun sequence genome contains a region encoding:
- the LOC136224214 gene encoding 26.5 kDa heat shock protein, mitochondrial isoform X2, protein MALALRNLSKRVTSSSSETSIIGIGGARRQRWNDELFKRFMATNGQTSNGKQVAVSEADSNKSKLKKAKRDPWRNNSQQFVPQLYGSGLGNALLQATENINRLFEKLKLSSTNLMGDYKEKDECYKLRYEVPGLSKEELKITIDDGVMIIKGESKEEEEDDEHWSMRRYGYYNTSVVLPDDVKTDEIKAELRNGVLHITIPRTHQPKKDPKEVPIH, encoded by the exons atggctTTGGCTTTGAGGAATTTATCCAAAAGGGTTACTTCCTCCTCTAGTGAGACAAGTATTATTGGAATCGGTGGTGCCCGAAGGCAAAGGTGGAACGATGAGTTGTTTAAGAGGTTTATGGCAACAAATGGTCAGACTTCAAATGGTAAACAAGTTGCTGTTTCTGAAGCTGATTCTAACAAGTCTAAGCTCAAGAAAGCCAAGAGAGATCCTTGGAGGAACAATTCTCAACAATTTGTACCTCAGCTTTATG GTTCAGGACTAGGAAATGCTCTACTGCAAGCAACAGAAAATATAAACAGGCTATTTGAGAAGCTAAAATTGTCATCCACAAACCTGATGGGTGATTATAAGGAGAAAGATGAATGTTACAAACTTAGATATGAAGTGCCTGGCTTATCTAAAGAGGAACTTAAGATAACCATTGATGATGGAGTTATGATTATAAAGGGAGAgagcaaagaagaggaagaagatgatgaacatTGGTCAATGAGGAGATATGGTTATTATAACACAAGTGTTGTTTTGCCAGATGATGTTAAAACTGATGAAATTAAGGCTGAGTTGAGGAATGGTGTTCTTCATATTACTATTCCAAGGACTCACCAACCCAAAAAGGATCCAAAGGAGGTTCCTATCCATTGA
- the LOC136224214 gene encoding 26.5 kDa heat shock protein, mitochondrial isoform X1, producing the protein MALALRNLSKRVTSSSSETSIIGIGGARRQRWNDELFKRFMATNGQTSNGKQVAVSEADSNKSKLKKAKRDPWRNNSQQFVPQLYEIFPSGSGLGNALLQATENINRLFEKLKLSSTNLMGDYKEKDECYKLRYEVPGLSKEELKITIDDGVMIIKGESKEEEEDDEHWSMRRYGYYNTSVVLPDDVKTDEIKAELRNGVLHITIPRTHQPKKDPKEVPIH; encoded by the exons atggctTTGGCTTTGAGGAATTTATCCAAAAGGGTTACTTCCTCCTCTAGTGAGACAAGTATTATTGGAATCGGTGGTGCCCGAAGGCAAAGGTGGAACGATGAGTTGTTTAAGAGGTTTATGGCAACAAATGGTCAGACTTCAAATGGTAAACAAGTTGCTGTTTCTGAAGCTGATTCTAACAAGTCTAAGCTCAAGAAAGCCAAGAGAGATCCTTGGAGGAACAATTCTCAACAATTTGTACCTCAGCTTTATG AGATATTTCCTTCAGGTTCAGGACTAGGAAATGCTCTACTGCAAGCAACAGAAAATATAAACAGGCTATTTGAGAAGCTAAAATTGTCATCCACAAACCTGATGGGTGATTATAAGGAGAAAGATGAATGTTACAAACTTAGATATGAAGTGCCTGGCTTATCTAAAGAGGAACTTAAGATAACCATTGATGATGGAGTTATGATTATAAAGGGAGAgagcaaagaagaggaagaagatgatgaacatTGGTCAATGAGGAGATATGGTTATTATAACACAAGTGTTGTTTTGCCAGATGATGTTAAAACTGATGAAATTAAGGCTGAGTTGAGGAATGGTGTTCTTCATATTACTATTCCAAGGACTCACCAACCCAAAAAGGATCCAAAGGAGGTTCCTATCCATTGA